From a region of the Roseivirga sp. 4D4 genome:
- a CDS encoding efflux RND transporter periplasmic adaptor subunit has translation MTILSITKNRNIWVGIGFLIVGILLGWLIFGGSGGSSQTSEPASLIADDHEHEGGSIWTCSMHPQIREDEPGSCPICGMDLIPLETSADDDEGPTSIIMSARAMKIAEVETTVIESKAPYNELYLPGKIKADETRIAELTARFPGRIEDLTINFTGQKVNKGEVLASVYSPDLVTAQKELFEAKKLKESNPEFYQAAITKLSLWDLTKGQISAIEKSGEVQYYFDILSPITGTVTMRHVSKGDYVKEGSLLFEVTDLSRVWVMFDAYESDLPWVKMSDKINFTVKSIPGREFTGKVSFIDPVIDPKARVAKVRAELNNPSDLLKPDMFVKGILKAMLSGNAMAVTVPKSAILWTGKKAVVYVRNLESEKSMFDYREIVLGEEAGDYYVVKEGLNPGEMVATNGVFKIDAAAQLLGKSSMMNPDGGKVSMAHDHGAMEGGDAGKEEEKVDHSQHDMGAMETMTVDDAFKKQLAAVFDQYLLMKDAFVATDAGKVKKEAEKISTSLEKVDMSLLKGDAHLKWMEILKKIETPLKTISTSDDIAAQRMVLGTLSDAFFEGIKTFAITGLNAFYQYCPMANDNKGAYWLSVTQEINNPYFGDAMLRCGETKETIK, from the coding sequence ATGACAATATTAAGCATCACTAAAAACCGAAATATCTGGGTGGGCATCGGCTTTCTCATAGTAGGTATACTCCTTGGTTGGTTGATCTTCGGAGGCAGTGGTGGTAGCTCGCAGACGAGTGAGCCGGCCAGCCTAATTGCAGACGATCACGAACATGAAGGTGGTTCTATATGGACTTGTTCAATGCACCCGCAAATTCGAGAAGATGAGCCTGGTTCGTGCCCCATATGTGGTATGGACCTGATACCTCTTGAGACAAGTGCAGATGATGATGAAGGGCCGACCAGCATCATTATGTCGGCCAGAGCCATGAAGATTGCTGAAGTTGAAACTACAGTGATCGAGTCAAAAGCACCCTACAACGAACTCTACTTGCCTGGAAAAATTAAGGCAGATGAAACCCGGATCGCAGAATTGACGGCCAGGTTTCCAGGGAGGATTGAAGACTTAACAATCAATTTCACAGGACAGAAGGTGAACAAAGGAGAGGTACTGGCATCGGTGTATTCACCCGATTTGGTAACCGCTCAAAAAGAGCTCTTTGAAGCCAAAAAACTCAAAGAAAGCAACCCAGAGTTCTATCAGGCCGCAATAACGAAACTCTCCTTGTGGGACCTGACCAAAGGACAGATCAGTGCAATTGAAAAATCTGGGGAGGTACAATATTACTTTGACATACTTTCTCCTATTACCGGCACTGTGACCATGCGTCATGTAAGTAAGGGAGACTATGTAAAGGAAGGTTCGTTGCTATTTGAAGTGACTGACCTGAGCCGAGTTTGGGTAATGTTTGACGCTTATGAAAGTGACCTGCCGTGGGTGAAAATGAGCGATAAGATCAATTTCACGGTGAAGTCCATCCCTGGCAGAGAGTTTACAGGTAAGGTGTCTTTTATAGACCCTGTAATAGACCCAAAAGCACGGGTAGCTAAGGTGAGAGCAGAGTTAAACAACCCAAGCGATCTGCTTAAACCCGATATGTTTGTGAAGGGAATTTTAAAAGCAATGCTCTCTGGTAATGCCATGGCCGTGACCGTACCTAAGTCGGCTATTCTTTGGACAGGTAAAAAAGCAGTTGTCTATGTGAGAAACCTGGAGTCAGAAAAAAGCATGTTCGACTACCGGGAGATCGTATTGGGAGAAGAAGCCGGAGATTATTATGTAGTTAAAGAAGGGCTTAACCCAGGAGAGATGGTAGCCACCAATGGAGTCTTCAAGATAGATGCAGCTGCTCAGCTTTTGGGTAAATCCAGTATGATGAACCCTGATGGTGGCAAAGTGTCGATGGCGCATGATCATGGAGCAATGGAAGGAGGAGATGCTGGTAAAGAGGAAGAGAAGGTTGACCATTCTCAACATGACATGGGAGCAATGGAGACCATGACTGTAGATGATGCTTTCAAAAAGCAATTGGCAGCTGTTTTTGATCAGTATCTTCTCATGAAAGACGCCTTTGTTGCAACGGATGCAGGCAAGGTGAAGAAGGAGGCAGAAAAGATTTCTACCAGCCTTGAAAAAGTAGATATGAGTCTGTTGAAAGGGGATGCTCATTTAAAGTGGATGGAGATTTTAAAGAAGATTGAAACCCCACTCAAAACCATATCTACCAGTGACGACATAGCAGCACAACGCATGGTTTTGGGAACCTTAAGCGATGCGTTCTTCGAAGGTATTAAAACCTTTGCCATTACAGGGCTGAACGCCTTTTACCAGTACTGTCCAATGGCCAATGATAACAAGGGGGCATACTGGTTGAGTGTAACCCAGGAGATCAATAATCCTTATTTCGGTGATGCCATGCTCCGTTGTGGAGAAACAAAAGAAACGATCAAGTAA